In Nymphaea colorata isolate Beijing-Zhang1983 chromosome 5, ASM883128v2, whole genome shotgun sequence, one genomic interval encodes:
- the LOC116254878 gene encoding tubulin beta-2 chain produces the protein MREILHIQGGQCGNQIGAKFWEVVCAEHGIDATGRYHGDSELQLERVNVYYNEASCGRFVPRAVLMDLEPGTMDSVRSGSFGQIFRPDNFVFGQSGAGNNWAKGHYTEGAELIDSVLDVVRKEAENCDCLQGFQVCHSLGGGTGSGMGTLLISKIREEYPDRMMLTFSVFPSPKVSDTVVEPYNATLSVHQLVENADECMVLDNEALYDICFRTLKLTTPSFGDLNHLISATMSGVTCCLRFPGQLNSDLRKLAVNLIPFPRLHFFMVGFAPLTSRGSQQYRALTVPELTQQMWDAKNMMCAADPRHGRYLTASAVFRGKMSTKEVDEQMINVQNKNSSYFVEWIPNNVKSTVCDIPPTGLKMASTFIGNSTSIQEMFRRVSEQFTAMFRRKAFLHWYTGEGMDEMEFTEAESNMNDLVSEYQQYQDATADEEGDYEDEEEELAEM, from the exons ATGCGTGAGATCTTGCATATTCAGGGCGGCCAGTGTGGCAACCAGATCGGTGCTAAGTTCTGGGAGGTTGTCTGCGCCGAACACGGCATCGACGCCACAGGAAGGTACCATGGTGATTCCGAACTGCAGCTTGAGAGGGTCAATGTGTACTACAACGAAGCCAGTTGCGGTCGCTTCGTTCCGAGGGCGGTGCTTATGGACCTTGAACCCGGGACCATGGACAGTGTGAGGTCTGGCTCTTTCGGCCAGATCTTCCGGCCGGATAATTTCGTCTTTGGGCAATCGGGTGCCGGAAACAACTGGGCCAAGGGGCATTACACAGAGGGAGCAGAGCTTATTGACTCAGTTCTTGATGTTGTCAGGAAGGAGGCTGAGAACTGTGACTGCTTGCAGG GTTTCCAGGTCTGCCACTCCTTGGGAGGTGGAACAGGGTCTGGAATGGGCACGCTGCTCATTTCAAAGATCAGAGAGGAATACCCCGATCGAATGATGCTTACTTTCTCCGTCTTCCCTTCTCCGAAGGTATCGGACACTGTGGTCGAGCCCTACAACGCAACCCTTTCTGTTCATCAGCTGGTTGAGAACGCGGATGAATGTATGGTTCTTGACAATGAAGCTCTTTACGATATATGCTTCAGGACTCTGAAGCTCACTACCCCTAGTT TCGGCGACCTGAACCATTTGATATCTGCGACCATGTCTGGTGTCACATGCTGCCTGAGATTTCCTGGCCAGCTGAACTCAGACTTGAGGAAGCTGGCCGTCAACTTGATTCCATTCCCGCGTCTGCACTTCTTCATGGTGGGTTTTGCCCCCCTTACGTCAAGAGGCTCTCAGCAATACCGGGCTCTTACTGTGCCTGAACTTACACAACAAATGTGGGATGCCAAGAACATGATGTGCGCCGCGGACCCCAGACATGGTCGGTACCTTACCGCATCCGCAGTGTTTCGTGGCAAGATGAGTACCAAGGAAGTTGATGAACAGATGATCAACGtccaaaacaaaaactcatctTACTTTGTTGAATGGATCCCAAACAATGTCAAGTCCACCGTCTGTGACATTCCCCCTACAGGCCTGAAAATGGCATCGACTTTTATCGGAAATTCGACTTCTATTCAGGAGATGTTCCGGAGGGTGAGTGAGCAATTCACTGCCATGTTCAGGAGAAAGGCTTTCTTGCATTGGTATACCGGTGAAGGAATGGACGAGATGGAGTTTACAGAAGCAGAGAGCAATATGAATGATCTTGTTTCTGAGTACCAGCAGTACCAAGATGCGACTGCGGATGAGGAGGGAGACTAtgaagacgaagaagaggaGCTTGCAGAAATGTAA
- the LOC116253871 gene encoding uncharacterized protein LOC116253871, protein MQGVASFFRRSATEIGGNLRLSFANLVRSYSAEASASSSAASASQQATKKRKRRKKKNLFEVAQFLPNWGLGYHLAKGHWDGVYYKITKINLYKDGRHGKAWGVFYKDGLPTMDAPKKISGVHKRCWRYIPDSSRRASDIGLKSELQPEVQA, encoded by the exons ATGCAGGGAGTGGCATCATTCTTCCGCAGATCGGCCACCGAAATCGGAGGCAACCTCCGGCTCTCATTCGCGAACCTTGTCCGGAGCTACAGTGCTGAGGCGTCGGCTTCTTCGTCCGCAGCGTCAGCGTCGCAGCAGGCGACAAAGAAgcggaagaggaggaagaagaagaacctcTTCGAAGTCGCTCAGTTCCTCCCAAATTGGGGCTTGGGTTATCACTTGGCCAAGGGTCACTGGGACGGTGTCTATTATAAGATCACCAAGATCAATCTTTACAAG GATGGTAGGCATGGTAAGGCGTGGGGAGTTTTCTACAAGGATG GTTTACCAACCATGGATGCTCCTAAGAAAATAAGTGGGGTTCATAAACGGTGTTGGAGATATATTCCAGACTCTTCAAGAAGGGCATCGGACATTGGTCTAAAGTCTGAACTGCAGCCTGAGGTTCAAGCATGA
- the LOC116253906 gene encoding L-type lectin-domain containing receptor kinase VIII.2, whose product MAVFFILRYLFPLTVLSLVYVAAANLNSSSEALPFLSYQPTFDFPKFGGAQGDLGISLSGDAWISPDVSAVRITNGSSPSSGRVLYESPIEMFRGDSPRTPISFLSCFSFSMSPGNGARLAFAFTPRGFSFFDGWEDGSSGGNLRAFVVRFDASSGFISTRVSDAPTVGLVVNGGEQLNCSIEYDSNSRVVDVRIRNSSEFQSFTPVISYSADLSRLWAEEMFVSIGASSSNSSQIATLYSWSFSKRYSAYTLHSEPLDPNDFPTLSKESVNEKRRSSVAGIFAALLVGAAFGAVAAIALLLLRSRFAKKNSVAPVMADPVDLECDVKIVSDKCRPHVKK is encoded by the coding sequence ATGGCTGTGTTCTTCATCCTCAGGTACCTCTTCCCTCTTACTGTGCTGTCCCTCGTCTACGTCGCTGCAGCAAACCTTAACTCTAGCTCCGAGGCGCTTCCTTTTTTGTCCTACCAACCAACTTTCGACTTCCCGAAGTTTGGAGGGGCTCAGGGGGATTTGGGTATCTCTTTGTCTGGAGATGCTTGGATCTCGCCGGACGTTTCTGCCGTCAGAATCACTAATGGGTCGTCACCGAGCTCCGGGCGCGTTCTGTACGAGAGTCCCATTGAGATGTTTCGGGGGGATTCTCCCAGGACGCCGATCTCGTTCCTGTCTTGCTTCTCGTTTTCGATGTCGCCGGGCAATGGCGCAAGGCTGGCTTTTGCGTTCACGCCGAGAGGGTTCTCGTTCTTCGATGGTTGGGAAGATGGGAGCTCTGGCGGGAATTTGAGGGCTTTTGTGGTTAGGTTCGACGCCTCGAGCGGCTTCATCTCGACGCGGGTGAGTGATGCTCCGACTGTGGGTTTGGTGGTGAACGGAGGCGAGCAGCTGAATTGCTCGATCGAGTACGACTCGAATTCGAGGGTAGTGGACGTCAGGATCCGGAATTCGAGCGAGTTTCAGAGTTTCACTCCGGTGATTTCGTATTCGGCTGATCTTTCGAGGCTTTGGGCGGAGGAGATGTTCGTGAGCATCGGGGCTTCGAGCTCCAACTCGTCTCAGATCGCCACTCTGTACTCGTGGAGCTTTAGCAAGCGCTACTCGGCCTACACACTGCACTCGGAGCCGTTGGACCCGAACGATTTCCCGACATTGAGTAAGGAATCTGTAAACGAGAAGAGAAGGAGCAGTGTGGCCGGAATTTTCGCTGCCCTTTTGGTGGGTGCTGCATTTGGTGCGGTGGCTGCAATCGCGTTGCTGTTGTTGAGATCGCGCTTCGCCAAGAAGAATTCGGTTGCTCCGGTCATGGCCGACCCCGTGGATCTAGAGTGTGATGTTAAAATTGTTTCAGATAAGTGTAGGCCTCATGTTAAGAAGTAA